From the genome of Acomys russatus chromosome 27, mAcoRus1.1, whole genome shotgun sequence, one region includes:
- the Plpbp gene encoding pyridoxal phosphate homeostasis protein isoform X2 produces MVIEAYGHGQRTFGENYVQELLEKASNPTILSSCPEIKWHFIGHLQKQNVNKLMAVPNLFMLETIDSVKLADKVNSSWQKKGSTEQLKVMVQINTSGEESKHGLPPSETIALVEHIKARCPSLEFVGLMTIGSFGHDLSQGPNPDFQVLLSLRRELCEKLNIPAEQVELSMGMSTDFQHAIEVGSTNVRIGSTIFGERDYSKKPAQEKTTTDPKATAPLAQEQ; encoded by the exons ATGGTGATTGAGGCCTATGGTCATGGGCAGCGCACTTTTGGAGAGAACTAT GTTCAGGAACTACTAGAGAAAGCATCAAACCCTACG atTCTGTCTTCATGCCCTGAGATCAAATGGCACTTCATTGGCCATTTACAGAAACAGAATGTCAACAAATTGATGG CTGTCCCCAACCTCTTTATGCTGGAAACCATAGACTCTGTGAAGTTGGCAGACAAGGTGAACAGTTCCTGGCAGAAGAAAGGTTCTACTGAACAACTAAAGGTTATGGTCCAGATTAACACCAGTGGAGAGGAGA GTAAACACGGCCTTCCTCCTTCAGAGACCATAGCCTTGGTGGAACACATAAAGGCCCGGTGTCCCAGCCTGGAGTTCGTGGGGCTCATGACCATAGGAAGCTTTGGGCATGATCTTAGTCAAGGACCAAACCCAGACTTCCAG GTGTTACTGTCCCTGCGGCGGGAGCTGTGTGAGAAGCTAAACATCCCTGCGGAGCAGGTGGAGCTGAGCATGGGCATGTCCACAGACTTCCAGCATGCC ATTGAAGTAGGATCTACAAATGTCCGGATAGGAAGCACCATTTTCGGAGAGCGAGATTACTCAAAGAAACCTGCCCAAGAGAAGACTACAACAGACCCGAAGGCCACAGCACCACTGGCACAAGAACAGTGA
- the Plpbp gene encoding pyridoxal phosphate homeostasis protein isoform X1 has product MLRAGSMSAELGVGFALRTVNERVQQSVARRPRNLPAIQPRLVAVSKTKPAGMVIEAYGHGQRTFGENYVQELLEKASNPTILSSCPEIKWHFIGHLQKQNVNKLMAVPNLFMLETIDSVKLADKVNSSWQKKGSTEQLKVMVQINTSGEESKHGLPPSETIALVEHIKARCPSLEFVGLMTIGSFGHDLSQGPNPDFQVLLSLRRELCEKLNIPAEQVELSMGMSTDFQHAIEVGSTNVRIGSTIFGERDYSKKPAQEKTTTDPKATAPLAQEQ; this is encoded by the exons ATGTTGAGGGCTGGCAGCATGTCTGCAGAGCTGGGTGTCGGGTTCGCCCTGCGGACCGTGAACGAGCGCGTTCAGCAGAGTGTGGCGCGGCGGCCGCGG aaTCTTCCAGCCATCCAACCCCGGCTAGTAGCAGTCAGCAAAACTAAACCTGCAGGCATGGTGATTGAGGCCTATGGTCATGGGCAGCGCACTTTTGGAGAGAACTAT GTTCAGGAACTACTAGAGAAAGCATCAAACCCTACG atTCTGTCTTCATGCCCTGAGATCAAATGGCACTTCATTGGCCATTTACAGAAACAGAATGTCAACAAATTGATGG CTGTCCCCAACCTCTTTATGCTGGAAACCATAGACTCTGTGAAGTTGGCAGACAAGGTGAACAGTTCCTGGCAGAAGAAAGGTTCTACTGAACAACTAAAGGTTATGGTCCAGATTAACACCAGTGGAGAGGAGA GTAAACACGGCCTTCCTCCTTCAGAGACCATAGCCTTGGTGGAACACATAAAGGCCCGGTGTCCCAGCCTGGAGTTCGTGGGGCTCATGACCATAGGAAGCTTTGGGCATGATCTTAGTCAAGGACCAAACCCAGACTTCCAG GTGTTACTGTCCCTGCGGCGGGAGCTGTGTGAGAAGCTAAACATCCCTGCGGAGCAGGTGGAGCTGAGCATGGGCATGTCCACAGACTTCCAGCATGCC ATTGAAGTAGGATCTACAAATGTCCGGATAGGAAGCACCATTTTCGGAGAGCGAGATTACTCAAAGAAACCTGCCCAAGAGAAGACTACAACAGACCCGAAGGCCACAGCACCACTGGCACAAGAACAGTGA